One region of Bartonella alsatica genomic DNA includes:
- the rbfA gene encoding 30S ribosome-binding factor RbfA, with translation MKNAELSQRQLRVGEQVRHALAHMLQRDILLEDLLKNMMISVSEVRMSPDLKIATCFISPLNTLKNSSHIDVIDILNKHSRFIRRKISHALRQMKYMPELRFRLDSSFDNFSKIDALLRSPEVVRDLHRNDEVED, from the coding sequence ATAAAAAATGCAGAGCTATCACAACGGCAATTAAGAGTAGGAGAGCAAGTGCGTCACGCATTAGCGCATATGCTCCAGCGCGATATTTTACTTGAGGATCTCTTGAAAAATATGATGATTTCTGTCTCTGAAGTACGCATGTCACCAGATTTAAAAATTGCTACCTGCTTTATTTCTCCTCTTAACACTCTTAAAAACTCCTCTCATATTGATGTCATTGATATCCTCAATAAACATAGCCGTTTTATCCGTAGAAAAATCAGTCATGCGTTACGACAGATGAAATATATGCCTGAACTACGTTTTCGACTCGATAGTAGTTTTGATAATTTTTCAAAAATTGATGCTCTACTCCGCTCACCTGAGGTAGTGCGAGATCTTCACCGTAATGATGAAGTTGAGGATTAA
- the coaA gene encoding type I pantothenate kinase — MSERYSPYRVFTAQEWSKFRADTPLTLTFDEIKRLRSIDDPIDLEEVQRIYLSLSRLLSCHVEAVQELFYKRQQFLHQKETKKTPFIIGIAGSVAVGKSTTARILQELLKRWASNLKVDLITTDGFLYPNAVLQQKNRMNRKGFPDSYDIKKLLNFLSAIKAGIGNVNAPLYSHMTYDVLENQTITIDHPDILIIEGINVLQVSDLPKDGKIIPFVSDFFDFSIYVDAETEVIRHWYLERFKRLRKTAFQNPESYFHRYALLHEEESLKIAENIWQTINLKNLQENILPTRPRSNLILRKGKNHLVEYVALRQL, encoded by the coding sequence ATTTCTGAACGATATTCACCCTATCGTGTCTTTACCGCACAAGAATGGTCCAAGTTCCGTGCGGATACACCACTTACTTTGACCTTTGATGAAATTAAACGTTTACGTTCAATTGATGATCCAATTGATCTTGAAGAAGTACAACGCATTTATCTTTCCTTATCACGTTTGTTATCATGTCATGTTGAAGCTGTTCAGGAACTTTTTTACAAGCGCCAACAATTTTTACATCAAAAAGAAACAAAAAAAACCCCTTTTATCATTGGAATTGCTGGCTCTGTTGCGGTGGGAAAATCAACTACTGCTCGTATCCTTCAAGAACTTTTGAAACGTTGGGCATCCAATCTTAAAGTTGATTTGATTACAACTGATGGTTTTCTTTATCCTAACGCTGTATTACAGCAAAAAAATCGTATGAATCGTAAAGGCTTTCCTGATTCTTATGATATTAAAAAATTGCTGAACTTTCTTTCTGCTATAAAAGCTGGTATTGGTAATGTTAATGCCCCACTTTATTCGCATATGACCTATGATGTTCTGGAAAATCAAACCATTACCATTGACCACCCTGATATTTTAATTATTGAAGGTATTAATGTCTTACAAGTAAGTGATCTCCCTAAAGATGGCAAAATTATCCCTTTTGTTTCAGATTTTTTTGACTTTTCAATCTATGTAGATGCTGAAACAGAAGTAATTCGGCACTGGTATTTGGAACGTTTTAAACGTTTGCGTAAAACAGCTTTTCAAAATCCTGAATCTTATTTTCATCGTTATGCACTACTGCATGAAGAGGAATCTTTAAAAATCGCTGAAAATATCTGGCAAACAATTAATTTGAAAAATTTACAAGAAAATATATTGCCAACACGACCACGATCTAATCTCATTCTACGCAAAGGAAAAAACCATTTGGTTGAATATGTCGCACTTCGACAACTATGA
- the rpsO gene encoding 30S ribosomal protein S15 — MSITAERKQALVAEYANKAGDTGSPEVQVAVLSERISNLTNHFKTHKKDNHSRRGLLKMVSQRRRLLDYLKGVDQNRYQTLIKKLGLRR, encoded by the coding sequence ATGTCGATTACAGCTGAGCGTAAACAAGCTCTTGTCGCAGAATACGCAAATAAAGCCGGTGATACGGGATCACCAGAAGTGCAGGTTGCTGTACTTTCTGAACGTATTTCTAATTTAACTAACCATTTTAAAACACACAAAAAGGATAACCATTCCCGTCGTGGTCTTTTAAAGATGGTATCTCAACGCCGTCGCCTTCTTGATTATCTTAAAGGAGTTGACCAAAATCGTTATCAAACGCTTATCAAAAAATTAGGTTTACGTCGCTAG
- the pnp gene encoding polyribonucleotide nucleotidyltransferase produces the protein MFKTHKIEIEWAGRPLTIETGKIARQADGAVIATYGGTIVLATVVSAKSPKPDQDFFPLTVNYQEKSYAVGRIPGGYLKRESRPTENETLISRLIDRPIRPLFADGYKNDTQVIVSVIQHDLENNPDILAMIASSAALTLSGVPFMGPIASARVGYCNGQYILNPHIDEMPESKLDLVVAGTENAVLMVESEAQELPENIMLGAVMFGHKGLQPVLDAIIKLAEVAAKDPRDFVPEDLTDLEKAMLEMAEQDIRKAYTIADKQERYAAIDALKTEVINKFIPETEESSEFSADQIATVFKQLQAKIVRWNILDTKKRIDGRDLSTVRPIESEVGILPRTHGSALFTRGETQAIVVATLGTGEDEQYIDSLTGTYKETFLLHYNFPPFSVGETGRLGSPGRREIGHGKLAWRAIHPMLPTKESFPYTIRAVSEITESNGSSSMATVCGTSLALMDAGVPLARPVAGIAMGLIKEGERFAILSDILGDEDHLGDMDFKVAGTENGITALQMDIKIDGITEEIMKIALEQAKSGRIHILNEMSKALTSARAELSEFSPRIEVMNIAVDKIRDVIGSGGKVIREIVEQTGAKINIEDDGTIKIASADAKTIEAAKHWIHSIVDEPEIGAIYQGTVVKTAEFGAFVNFFGSRDGLVHISQLASERVIKTTDIVKEGDKVWVKLMGFDERGKIRLSMKIVDQQTGEEITGDRSIKEEQEKCIDEKNKSENKRRRKKKEE, from the coding sequence ATGTTCAAAACGCACAAAATAGAAATTGAATGGGCCGGTCGGCCACTGACTATTGAAACAGGGAAAATAGCACGTCAAGCTGATGGTGCAGTAATTGCTACCTATGGAGGAACTATTGTCTTAGCAACCGTTGTATCAGCAAAAAGTCCCAAACCAGACCAAGATTTTTTCCCTCTCACTGTTAATTATCAAGAAAAATCCTATGCTGTGGGTAGAATACCTGGTGGTTATTTAAAACGTGAAAGCCGACCCACCGAAAATGAAACTTTGATTTCACGTTTGATTGATCGTCCAATTCGCCCCCTCTTCGCCGATGGTTATAAAAATGATACACAAGTCATTGTTTCTGTTATACAGCATGATCTTGAAAATAATCCCGATATTCTTGCGATGATTGCTTCTTCTGCTGCTTTAACTCTATCGGGTGTTCCTTTCATGGGCCCCATTGCCAGTGCCCGTGTTGGCTATTGTAACGGACAATACATTCTCAACCCCCATATCGATGAGATGCCTGAATCAAAACTTGATCTTGTTGTTGCCGGAACAGAAAATGCCGTATTGATGGTTGAATCAGAAGCACAAGAATTACCGGAAAACATTATGTTAGGTGCCGTTATGTTTGGGCACAAAGGTTTGCAACCTGTTCTTGATGCCATTATCAAACTTGCCGAAGTCGCCGCAAAAGATCCACGTGATTTCGTTCCTGAAGATCTCACTGATCTTGAAAAAGCTATGCTGGAAATGGCTGAACAAGATATAAGAAAAGCTTACACAATTGCTGATAAACAAGAGCGTTATGCTGCTATTGATGCACTTAAAACAGAAGTCATAAATAAATTTATACCCGAAACAGAAGAAAGCAGTGAATTCAGTGCAGATCAAATTGCAACCGTTTTCAAACAGCTGCAAGCAAAAATTGTTCGCTGGAACATTCTTGATACGAAAAAGCGTATTGATGGACGCGACCTTTCAACAGTACGTCCCATCGAATCAGAAGTTGGTATTTTACCTCGAACACATGGATCAGCACTTTTTACCCGTGGAGAAACACAAGCAATTGTCGTTGCAACATTAGGAACTGGTGAAGATGAACAATATATTGATTCCTTAACGGGTACGTATAAGGAAACATTCCTCCTCCATTATAATTTCCCACCATTTTCAGTAGGTGAAACAGGACGTCTTGGTTCTCCTGGTCGCCGCGAAATTGGACATGGCAAACTGGCATGGCGGGCAATTCATCCCATGTTGCCAACTAAGGAATCCTTCCCTTACACCATTCGTGCTGTCTCAGAAATTACTGAATCCAATGGATCATCTTCCATGGCAACTGTTTGTGGAACTTCACTTGCTCTTATGGATGCTGGTGTTCCTCTGGCACGCCCAGTTGCAGGTATTGCTATGGGCTTGATTAAAGAAGGTGAACGCTTTGCTATTTTGTCAGATATTTTAGGAGATGAAGATCATCTTGGAGACATGGATTTTAAAGTAGCGGGAACAGAAAATGGTATTACTGCCTTACAAATGGATATCAAAATTGATGGTATTACCGAAGAAATTATGAAAATCGCACTTGAACAAGCTAAAAGCGGTCGAATTCATATTCTTAATGAAATGAGCAAAGCCTTAACCAGTGCACGTGCTGAACTCAGCGAATTTTCTCCCCGCATTGAAGTTATGAATATTGCCGTTGATAAAATTCGCGATGTTATCGGCTCTGGTGGTAAAGTCATTCGAGAAATCGTTGAACAAACTGGAGCAAAAATCAATATTGAAGATGATGGAACAATTAAAATTGCTTCTGCCGATGCTAAAACCATTGAAGCAGCAAAGCACTGGATTCATTCTATTGTTGATGAACCTGAAATTGGTGCTATCTACCAAGGAACAGTGGTGAAAACTGCAGAATTCGGTGCATTTGTAAATTTCTTTGGCTCACGTGATGGACTCGTTCATATCTCTCAACTCGCGTCAGAACGCGTCATAAAAACAACAGATATTGTTAAAGAAGGCGATAAAGTTTGGGTTAAATTAATGGGCTTTGATGAGCGGGGTAAAATTCGGTTATCCATGAAAATCGTCGATCAACAAACTGGTGAAGAAATTACAGGTGATAGATCGATAAAAGAAGAACAAGAAAAGTGCATAGATGAAAAAAATAAATCTGAAAACAAACGCCGTCGTAAGAAAAAAGAAGAGTGA
- the hslU gene encoding ATP-dependent protease ATPase subunit HslU encodes MCVVFSPRETVSELDRFIIGQNDAKRSVAIALRNRWRRQQLDGPMREEVMPKNILMIGPTGVGKTGIARRLAKLAGAPFVKVEATKFTEVGYVGRDVEQIIRDLVEIAISLVREKKRDEVKVKAHINAEERVLDALVGKTASPATRDSFRKKLREGELDEKEIEIEVADNNNNSASTFDIPGIPGAQMGIMNLSDIFSKMGSRTKVRKTTVKDAFKPLIDDESEKLLDQDQIIQEALRVAENDGIVFIDEIDKIATRDGGASAAVSREGVQRDLLPLVEGTTIATKYGQIKTDHILFIASGAFHVSKPSDLLPELQGRLPIRVELNALTREDLRRILTEPEASLIKQYIALMATEEVHLEITDDAIDALADIAVSLNARIENIGARRLQTVMERVLDEISFTAPDKAGTSFKVDAAYVRKSIGELAADIDLSRFIL; translated from the coding sequence ATGTGTGTTGTATTTTCCCCTCGTGAGACTGTTTCTGAACTTGATCGTTTTATTATTGGACAAAATGATGCTAAACGTTCTGTTGCTATTGCACTGCGCAATCGTTGGCGTAGACAGCAGCTTGATGGTCCAATGCGTGAAGAGGTTATGCCGAAAAATATTTTGATGATAGGACCAACAGGTGTTGGTAAAACAGGTATAGCGCGTCGATTAGCAAAACTTGCTGGCGCACCTTTTGTTAAAGTAGAAGCAACTAAATTTACTGAAGTTGGTTATGTGGGACGTGATGTTGAGCAAATTATTCGTGACCTTGTTGAGATTGCTATTTCTCTTGTGCGTGAAAAAAAACGAGATGAAGTTAAAGTAAAGGCTCATATTAATGCTGAAGAGCGCGTTTTAGATGCCCTTGTTGGCAAGACAGCAAGCCCTGCTACTCGTGATAGTTTTCGCAAAAAGTTACGCGAAGGTGAATTAGATGAGAAAGAGATTGAAATTGAAGTAGCCGATAATAACAACAATAGTGCTTCGACCTTTGATATTCCTGGTATACCTGGCGCACAAATGGGAATTATGAATTTGTCGGATATTTTTAGTAAAATGGGGAGTCGTACAAAGGTTCGCAAAACTACAGTAAAGGATGCTTTTAAGCCACTCATTGATGATGAATCAGAGAAACTCCTTGACCAGGATCAAATTATTCAAGAAGCGCTCCGTGTTGCTGAAAATGATGGAATTGTATTTATCGATGAGATTGATAAAATTGCAACGCGAGATGGTGGAGCAAGTGCTGCCGTTTCGCGTGAGGGAGTTCAACGAGATCTTTTGCCTTTGGTTGAAGGAACAACAATTGCTACAAAATATGGACAAATCAAAACAGATCATATTCTTTTTATTGCGTCAGGTGCGTTTCATGTTTCCAAGCCTTCTGATTTATTGCCAGAGCTTCAAGGTCGTTTGCCCATTCGCGTGGAGTTAAATGCTTTAACAAGAGAAGATTTACGACGTATTCTAACCGAACCAGAAGCCAGTCTGATTAAGCAATATATTGCTTTAATGGCGACAGAGGAAGTTCATTTAGAAATTACCGATGATGCGATTGATGCTTTAGCGGATATTGCTGTAAGTTTAAACGCAAGGATTGAAAATATAGGGGCACGTCGTTTGCAAACAGTAATGGAGCGTGTTCTAGATGAAATTTCTTTTACGGCACCTGATAAAGCTGGAACATCGTTTAAAGTTGACGCTGCTTATGTCAGAAAATCTATAGGTGAGCTTGCTGCTGATATAGATCTTTCACGTTTCATTCTTTAA
- a CDS encoding MFS transporter, translated as MRGISTFELFRNSVFRNLWSSTLISNLGGLIQAVGAGWLMALISSSHSMVGLVQSATTLPLVMFSLMAGALADTFNRRQIMLCAQIMMMVISMSLAILSFMDLLTPWFLLCFTFLIGCGTAFYNPSWQATIGDIVSRENIPAAVSLNSVGFNLMRSVGPAIGGAIIVTLGAAAAFLFNAISYIPLIGALFFWKPCYENNKLPRERLLGAVSDGLRYVAMSPNLLSIMVRAFLFGIGAISILALLPIVVHKILGGSALLYGTLLGSFGLGAIIAGMINSFVRNYFRLETIIASAFIGFACSCFFLAMSRSLIISHIALFPAGLCWVLTLSLFNTSVQLSTPRWVVARALALYQTASYGGMAVGSAIWGALADGYSPTVALSICSLFLVFGALAGIKFRIQEIPQIDLNPLDHFREPELLLDLKAQSGPIMIMIDYQIHENDLEEFLKVMTRRRHIRLRDGARQWVLLRDLERPEYWTEAYHMPTWVDYLRHNHRRIKADAEVNKLLRHLNRAPNGIRVHRMIERQTIPQANEMLLKSSSVHLP; from the coding sequence ATGCGGGGAATTTCAACATTCGAACTTTTTCGTAATTCAGTATTTCGGAATTTGTGGTCGTCCACTCTTATTTCTAATTTAGGGGGGCTTATACAGGCTGTTGGAGCAGGGTGGTTAATGGCGTTGATTAGTTCTTCTCATTCCATGGTGGGGCTTGTTCAAAGTGCTACAACATTACCACTTGTTATGTTTTCTCTGATGGCAGGAGCATTAGCTGACACTTTTAATCGCCGCCAAATTATGTTGTGTGCGCAGATTATGATGATGGTTATATCCATGAGTTTAGCTATTTTATCTTTTATGGACTTGCTAACACCTTGGTTTTTATTATGCTTTACGTTTTTGATTGGATGTGGAACAGCCTTTTATAATCCTTCTTGGCAAGCGACAATAGGAGACATTGTGAGTAGGGAAAATATCCCTGCTGCTGTGAGTTTGAACAGTGTCGGCTTTAATTTGATGCGTAGTGTAGGTCCTGCTATTGGTGGTGCTATCATTGTTACTCTTGGCGCAGCCGCTGCTTTTTTATTCAACGCGATAAGTTATATTCCTTTAATTGGAGCTTTGTTTTTTTGGAAACCGTGCTATGAAAACAACAAGTTGCCGCGAGAAAGACTTTTAGGAGCTGTCTCAGATGGTTTGCGGTATGTTGCGATGTCGCCCAATCTTCTGAGTATTATGGTTAGAGCGTTCCTTTTTGGTATTGGGGCGATTTCGATTTTAGCACTTTTGCCAATTGTTGTACATAAAATTCTCGGGGGCAGTGCTCTTCTTTATGGTACATTGCTCGGTAGTTTTGGTCTTGGAGCCATAATAGCTGGTATGATTAATTCATTTGTGCGGAATTATTTTCGTTTAGAAACAATTATAGCAAGTGCATTTATTGGTTTTGCTTGTTCTTGCTTTTTTTTAGCGATGAGCCGTTCATTGATTATAAGTCATATTGCTTTATTTCCTGCAGGCTTATGTTGGGTTTTAACGTTATCATTGTTTAATACATCTGTACAGCTTTCTACACCACGCTGGGTTGTTGCACGTGCTTTAGCACTTTATCAAACGGCATCATATGGAGGGATGGCTGTTGGAAGTGCAATTTGGGGAGCTTTAGCTGATGGTTATTCACCAACAGTTGCTTTGAGTATTTGTTCTCTCTTCTTGGTTTTTGGAGCCCTTGCGGGGATAAAATTTAGAATTCAGGAAATACCCCAGATAGATTTGAATCCGCTTGATCATTTCAGAGAACCGGAGCTTTTACTCGATCTAAAAGCACAAAGTGGCCCAATTATGATTATGATAGATTATCAAATTCATGAAAATGATCTCGAAGAATTTCTTAAAGTCATGACACGTCGTCGCCATATTCGTTTACGTGATGGTGCTCGCCAATGGGTTCTCTTACGCGATCTTGAAAGACCTGAATATTGGACAGAAGCATATCATATGCCAACATGGGTAGATTATTTGCGTCATAATCACCGTCGCATAAAAGCCGATGCAGAGGTAAATAAACTTCTGCGTCATTTGAATCGTGCGCCTAATGGTATAAGAGTACATCGCATGATTGAACGACAGACAATACCACAAGCTAATGAAATGCTTTTAAAATCTTCTTCTGTTCATCTACCTTAA
- a CDS encoding class I SAM-dependent methyltransferase, which produces MLLFLPFENHSLALPNPNQLWLSFGLTEIPASEWMQNLKVITPWRQNFLKFANAQFHCAPQIDKTFTYDGALLHLSKYRGFNQNCFLDLLECVRPGGWIVIGGNKTAGAASMMKWVKTFIPITDKLSKNHGLVFWLQVPQKIERQKIVQLRSPPLTFENKFQTTSGMFSHGRIDRGSAALALHMCKIISGKTADFGAGWGYLSYAALERSEKLTALDLYEADYNALEAAKQHLKHIAASCPIHFYWHDLIHEPITDLYDTIISNPPFHTQQTTDVSLGQHFIINAAKYLKPGGNLLLVANRYLPYETLLKDIFHTVLIHEKAHGFKIIEARR; this is translated from the coding sequence GTGTTACTGTTTTTACCTTTTGAAAACCATAGCCTTGCTCTTCCCAATCCAAACCAATTATGGTTGAGTTTTGGTTTAACCGAAATTCCTGCTTCAGAATGGATGCAAAACTTAAAAGTTATAACACCATGGCGACAAAACTTTTTAAAATTTGCCAATGCTCAGTTTCATTGCGCACCTCAAATAGATAAAACTTTCACCTATGATGGTGCGCTTTTACACTTAAGCAAATACCGTGGTTTCAACCAAAATTGTTTTCTTGATTTATTAGAATGTGTTAGACCTGGTGGATGGATTGTTATCGGTGGAAATAAAACGGCTGGCGCTGCTTCAATGATGAAATGGGTTAAAACATTTATTCCTATCACCGATAAATTGTCCAAAAACCACGGACTGGTATTTTGGCTTCAAGTTCCACAAAAAATAGAGAGACAGAAGATTGTACAGTTGCGTTCACCACCACTCACTTTTGAAAATAAATTTCAGACTACTTCTGGCATGTTCTCGCATGGTCGTATCGATCGTGGATCTGCTGCACTTGCTTTGCACATGTGCAAAATTATCTCTGGAAAAACCGCTGATTTTGGTGCTGGTTGGGGGTATCTTTCTTATGCTGCCCTTGAAAGAAGCGAAAAACTAACAGCTCTCGACCTCTATGAAGCTGATTATAACGCTTTGGAAGCAGCTAAACAGCATCTCAAACACATAGCCGCTTCTTGTCCGATTCATTTTTATTGGCATGATCTTATACATGAACCTATCACAGATCTATATGATACAATCATTTCAAATCCGCCGTTTCACACACAACAAACTACAGATGTCTCATTAGGACAGCATTTTATTATAAATGCTGCAAAATATCTCAAGCCAGGCGGCAATCTGCTTCTGGTTGCTAACCGATACCTTCCTTATGAAACATTGTTAAAAGACATTTTTCATACGGTATTGATACATGAAAAAGCCCATGGATTTAAAATTATCGAAGCACGCCGATAG
- a CDS encoding asparaginase — protein sequence MKKIAIGTLGGTIAMAADNFGQMQPTLTSDTLIKSVPDLNNVANIYAQTLTQLPSGSLSFKILFEILEWAKQQIKAGAEGIVLTQGTDTLEETAFFLSLYWDKEEPLIITGAMRIPCEAGADGPANVLAATRVAAHPQSRNRGVLVVINDTIHSPYWVQKNHTVKIETFQSGLTGVLGAILEGRPIYFNDRNFFPTTFDPPKNYDHQVALLHSSLSSDTQLMKFCFESGYYSGLVIAGFGSGHCSFEEADIVQQYTQKMPIIIASRTCTGSTTRITYGYKGSEVDLIASGALMSGYLSAVKARLLLWAFLAEGLSLAQINANWNSWTIS from the coding sequence ATGAAAAAAATAGCAATAGGGACATTGGGAGGAACAATTGCAATGGCTGCTGACAATTTTGGCCAAATGCAACCGACATTAACCTCAGATACCCTTATCAAAAGTGTTCCTGACTTAAATAACGTTGCTAATATTTACGCGCAAACACTCACACAATTACCGAGTGGTTCTTTATCTTTTAAAATTCTTTTTGAAATCTTAGAGTGGGCAAAACAACAAATAAAGGCTGGTGCAGAAGGTATTGTTTTAACCCAAGGTACTGATACACTAGAAGAGACAGCTTTTTTTCTTTCTCTTTATTGGGACAAAGAAGAACCACTCATTATAACTGGTGCTATGCGTATACCCTGTGAAGCAGGTGCTGATGGGCCGGCTAATGTTTTAGCGGCAACTCGTGTTGCTGCTCATCCACAAAGCCGAAACAGAGGTGTTTTAGTTGTAATTAATGACACCATTCACTCACCCTATTGGGTTCAGAAAAACCATACTGTCAAAATTGAGACATTTCAATCAGGTTTGACAGGTGTTTTAGGTGCTATTTTGGAAGGAAGACCAATTTATTTTAATGATCGAAACTTTTTCCCGACAACATTTGATCCTCCCAAAAATTATGATCACCAAGTTGCTCTCCTTCATTCCTCTTTATCCTCTGATACACAGCTAATGAAATTCTGCTTCGAAAGTGGATACTATTCTGGACTTGTCATTGCTGGTTTCGGATCAGGACACTGCAGTTTTGAAGAGGCAGACATCGTGCAACAATATACACAAAAAATGCCTATTATTATTGCTAGTCGTACCTGTACTGGCTCAACAACCCGCATAACTTACGGTTATAAAGGTTCAGAAGTCGATTTGATTGCTTCTGGCGCCCTTATGTCCGGTTATTTATCAGCAGTAAAAGCGCGCTTACTTTTATGGGCTTTTTTGGCAGAAGGGCTATCACTAGCACAAATCAATGCAAACTGGAATAGCTGGACTATAAGCTAA
- the truB gene encoding tRNA pseudouridine(55) synthase TruB — MVRQRKKKGRSVSGWVIFDKPKGMRSTEAVSQIKWLFHAQKAGHAGTLDPLASGLLPIALGEATKTVPYVMRGTKTYRFHIVWGEERSTDDLEGEIIKTSLKRPTQEEILALLPQYTGIILQTPPQFSAIKISGNRAYDLARKGKIIEIPPRQVEIETFKLIATPTRERSIFEITCGKGTYVRSLARDMGRDLGCYGYIADLRRIAVAPFCENDLITWNTLKAAKLDESITNENDASPRSNFSILDSFLIETDTALDCLSHYTLSEIQAQQIMKGSPVPLCEHNALIEENEVCVTYKEQLLAIGTLDKSLFKPKRIFTI; from the coding sequence ATGGTACGGCAACGTAAAAAAAAGGGCCGTTCTGTTTCTGGTTGGGTCATATTTGATAAACCAAAAGGAATGAGATCAACAGAAGCTGTCTCACAAATCAAATGGCTCTTTCATGCGCAAAAAGCAGGACATGCAGGTACACTAGATCCTCTTGCTTCTGGTCTCCTACCAATTGCACTGGGCGAAGCAACTAAAACTGTTCCTTACGTGATGCGAGGTACAAAAACCTACCGTTTTCACATCGTTTGGGGAGAAGAACGTTCAACAGATGATCTAGAGGGTGAAATAATAAAAACGTCTCTCAAACGTCCTACACAAGAAGAGATACTCGCCCTTCTTCCTCAATATACAGGTATCATTTTACAAACACCTCCACAATTTTCGGCAATTAAAATTTCTGGCAATCGTGCTTATGATCTAGCCCGTAAAGGTAAAATTATTGAAATTCCACCGCGTCAAGTAGAAATAGAAACTTTTAAATTAATAGCAACTCCTACCAGAGAACGTTCTATCTTTGAAATAACCTGTGGAAAAGGAACTTATGTGCGCTCCTTAGCACGCGATATGGGACGTGATCTTGGTTGTTACGGATATATTGCTGATTTAAGACGTATCGCAGTGGCACCTTTTTGTGAAAATGATCTCATTACATGGAACACATTAAAAGCGGCAAAACTAGATGAAAGTATAACAAATGAAAATGATGCTTCTCCCAGAAGTAATTTTTCAATACTTGACTCATTTTTAATTGAAACAGATACTGCGCTGGATTGCCTCTCTCATTACACCCTTAGTGAAATCCAAGCACAGCAGATCATGAAGGGCTCACCAGTACCGCTCTGTGAGCATAATGCACTTATTGAGGAAAATGAAGTCTGTGTTACCTACAAAGAGCAGCTTCTTGCTATAGGCACTCTTGACAAAAGCCTGTTCAAACCAAAGCGTATTTTTACAATTTAA
- the hslV gene encoding ATP-dependent protease subunit HslV: MEEHKPDIMYGTTIITIRKGDKVVMAGDGQVSLGQTIMKGNARKVRRIGKGGAVIAGFAGATADAFTLLERLETKLEQYPDQLMRACVELAKDWRTDRYLRRLEAMMLVADKKITLALTGLGDVLEPEDGVMAIGSGGNFAFSAAWALMDMDLDAETIARKAMDVAAKICVYTNDHFTIETLDAELSSLEKAI, translated from the coding sequence ATGGAAGAACATAAACCAGACATAATGTATGGTACAACTATTATTACTATACGCAAAGGTGACAAAGTTGTGATGGCTGGTGATGGACAGGTTTCGCTTGGGCAGACGATTATGAAAGGCAATGCGCGCAAAGTTCGTCGTATTGGAAAGGGTGGAGCCGTTATAGCTGGTTTTGCAGGCGCTACAGCAGATGCTTTCACTTTGTTAGAAAGATTGGAAACGAAGCTTGAACAATATCCTGATCAGCTCATGCGTGCCTGTGTAGAACTCGCAAAAGATTGGAGAACAGATCGCTATTTGCGTCGTCTTGAAGCAATGATGCTTGTGGCTGATAAGAAAATAACTTTAGCTTTAACAGGGCTTGGAGATGTTTTAGAACCAGAAGATGGAGTTATGGCGATTGGTTCTGGAGGCAATTTTGCTTTTTCGGCTGCTTGGGCACTTATGGATATGGATTTGGATGCTGAAACTATTGCTCGTAAAGCTATGGATGTTGCCGCTAAAATTTGTGTTTACACCAATGATCATTTTACGATTGAAACATTGGATGCAGAATTATCTTCTTTAGAGAAAGCTATTTGA